Proteins encoded by one window of Clostridium cagae:
- a CDS encoding cell division protein SepF → MSNVLTKMKSFLGLGDDEYDEYDDFDENYEDSEDEDAEDMIEPVITNKKNSKVVNIHTSPTTKVTITKPVDYEEATEICDALKNRRIVLVNTTLLELKIAQRLLDFISGSCYALGGELQQIEKGVYILSPSNVEVTNELKNELSSKALFNWSK, encoded by the coding sequence ATGAGTAATGTATTAACAAAAATGAAGTCATTTTTAGGATTAGGGGACGATGAATACGATGAATATGATGACTTTGATGAAAATTATGAAGATTCAGAAGATGAAGATGCAGAAGATATGATAGAACCTGTTATTACAAATAAAAAGAATAGCAAAGTTGTAAATATTCATACATCACCAACAACAAAAGTAACAATAACAAAACCTGTTGATTATGAAGAAGCAACTGAAATTTGTGATGCTTTAAAAAACAGAAGAATAGTGTTAGTAAACACTACTTTATTAGAATTAAAAATAGCACAAAGATTATTAGATTTTATAAGTGGTTCTTGCTATGCTTTAGGAGGAGAGCTTCAACAAATAGAAAAAGGTGTCTATATACTTTCTCCATCAAATGTAGAAGTAACTAATGAGCTAAAGAACGAATTAAGTTCAAAAGCTTTATTTAACTGGTCAAAATAG
- a CDS encoding ATPase, T2SS/T4P/T4SS family, with protein MVKKGGINIIEYKIRDVDVSISRRISKKISDKYKVIPIKQEKNTTIVLGYEIKDEAEEYLRFIYNNKIILKEISKQNYDYLRDIIFKVEDEDIENTLIYNAILRNASDIHFEPCEKEVDIRYRINGGLILVHKMLLSEYLTLASKIKLKANMDISERRKPQDGKIIINYNDNNYDLRVSSIPVVYGEKIVIRILYSENFNYKLDDLYYSKEKIELIKKIMSLKKGLVLVNGVYIIICII; from the coding sequence ATAGTTAAGAAGGGAGGTATAAATATAATTGAATATAAAATTAGAGATGTAGATGTAAGCATTTCGAGAAGGATAAGTAAAAAAATATCCGATAAATATAAAGTTATTCCTATAAAACAAGAAAAAAATACAACTATTGTATTAGGTTATGAGATTAAAGATGAAGCAGAAGAATACTTAAGATTTATTTATAATAATAAAATCATTTTAAAAGAAATAAGCAAACAAAATTATGATTATTTAAGAGATATTATATTTAAAGTAGAAGATGAAGATATAGAAAACACTTTAATTTATAATGCTATTTTAAGGAATGCTAGTGATATACATTTTGAACCTTGCGAAAAAGAGGTGGATATAAGATATAGAATTAATGGCGGATTAATTCTAGTTCACAAAATGCTTTTATCTGAATATTTAACTTTAGCTTCAAAAATAAAACTTAAAGCTAATATGGATATATCAGAAAGAAGAAAGCCACAAGATGGAAAAATAATTATAAATTACAATGATAATAATTATGATTTAAGGGTTTCATCTATTCCTGTAGTTTATGGTGAAAAAATAGTTATAAGAATACTATATAGCGAAAATTTCAACTATAAATTAGACGATTTATACTACTCAAAAGAAAAAATAGAATTAATAAAAAAGATTATGTCATTAAAGAAAGGTCTAGTTTTAGTTAATGGTGTGTATATTATAATATGCATTATATAA
- a CDS encoding YlmH/Sll1252 family protein, with the protein MKEKIINYFSEEDKIEALNLYEKYILAVDKDISVFGNYFYSPKIWKWFKENCETSKFKVTCEGIFKNCERKMISFNNIYDSPFPIKLLKVEGKSKFSNLEHKDFLGGILSLGIERNKIGDLIVEDNVCYLPIHEDIAKFLLSNVDKIGKTPCSITEIQNEGDFPEIKFKEDIILISSLRIDGIVSKISKLSRAKAQMLIDQGQVLIDYIKVKDKSYEVKIDERIVIRGIGKFIIGEVIGSSKSGKYKLIIKKYT; encoded by the coding sequence ATGAAAGAAAAAATAATTAATTATTTCTCAGAAGAGGATAAGATTGAAGCATTAAACTTATATGAAAAATATATTCTAGCAGTAGATAAAGACATATCTGTTTTTGGAAATTATTTTTATTCACCAAAAATATGGAAATGGTTTAAGGAAAATTGTGAAACTAGCAAATTTAAAGTTACTTGTGAGGGTATTTTTAAGAACTGTGAAAGAAAGATGATTTCATTTAATAATATTTATGATAGTCCTTTTCCTATAAAATTGCTTAAAGTTGAGGGGAAATCTAAGTTTTCTAATTTAGAGCATAAGGATTTTCTAGGTGGAATCTTGTCACTAGGAATAGAAAGAAATAAAATTGGAGATTTAATAGTCGAAGATAATGTATGTTATTTACCTATCCATGAAGATATAGCAAAGTTTCTATTATCTAATGTTGATAAAATTGGAAAGACTCCCTGCAGTATTACTGAAATACAAAATGAGGGAGACTTTCCTGAAATAAAGTTTAAAGAGGATATCATTTTAATCTCTTCTTTAAGAATTGATGGGATTGTTTCAAAAATATCTAAGTTATCTAGAGCAAAAGCTCAAATGTTAATAGATCAAGGTCAAGTTTTAATTGATTATATTAAGGTTAAAGATAAAAGTTATGAAGTTAAAATTGATGAAAGAATTGTTATAAGAGGAATTGGAAAATTCATTATAGGAGAAGTTATTGGAAGCAGTAAAAGCGGAAAATATAAACTGATTATAAAAAAATATACATAG
- a CDS encoding tyrosine-type recombinase/integrase, giving the protein MIVEKKLTQTGVGVKENIIFSINDKEKYINRFFEAKELKFIHEDSNFNDKKWIYRKGGVLHNITFLSEFELERSCKKNKLNITAENLNLAFRYYMLELICKYASVTIDNACSIIKKTLLNPSSAGKVLKKSYLNRANYYLNIIEFLEFTMLDLINESVIDTMINLDVKKKYGIKKIPNFLSIFDFIDIINHFFIHANNNDLKRYYPIVLWWKISSIIPLRPSELLVTEYNCLFKQSGKYYMKIRRSKGKPGDVELGEGATIESYYYSDIIEITIDIYNFIDDYRFFLKDQIDDSKIELLFSKKLYLQLRFGHADNINKNIITSSELSYLLGEFYTKIVQNIYNKIPYKVENKIDRFKLDQDKYIEELTPYDSRHIAIINLIMLGNEPQTVMKLAGHKQIYTTQGYYNHIEEYTDAYSISFAKKIKKMENNIFKTQNNYSALADLEKVLKKYNYKVNGGICTYSLKDFKPCYKVEGKHSKCPYFISESNYELKNNLKKINKELKNEIEVLKDIVNNKKSISNFSERYSIITESISKKVLDKAIITTKL; this is encoded by the coding sequence ATGATAGTAGAAAAAAAGTTAACACAAACAGGAGTTGGAGTCAAAGAAAATATAATTTTTTCAATTAATGATAAAGAAAAATATATTAATCGTTTTTTTGAGGCAAAAGAATTAAAGTTTATACATGAAGATTCTAATTTTAATGATAAAAAGTGGATTTATAGAAAAGGTGGTGTGTTACACAATATAACATTTTTAAGTGAATTTGAGTTAGAGCGGAGTTGTAAAAAAAATAAATTGAATATTACTGCTGAAAATCTAAATTTAGCATTTAGATATTATATGCTAGAACTGATATGCAAATATGCTTCAGTTACTATAGATAATGCATGTAGTATAATTAAAAAAACATTACTTAATCCTTCATCAGCAGGTAAGGTATTAAAAAAAAGTTATCTTAATAGAGCAAATTATTATCTTAATATAATTGAATTCTTAGAATTTACAATGTTGGATTTAATAAATGAATCTGTGATTGACACCATGATTAATTTAGATGTGAAAAAAAAATATGGAATAAAGAAAATACCTAATTTCCTTAGTATATTTGATTTTATAGACATAATAAATCATTTTTTTATACATGCTAACAACAACGACTTAAAGAGATATTACCCAATAGTATTATGGTGGAAAATTTCTAGTATTATTCCATTGAGGCCATCAGAACTTTTAGTTACAGAATATAATTGCTTATTCAAACAAAGTGGAAAGTATTACATGAAAATAAGGCGAAGTAAAGGAAAGCCAGGCGATGTAGAATTAGGGGAAGGTGCCACTATAGAAAGCTATTATTATAGTGATATTATTGAGATTACTATTGATATATATAATTTCATAGATGACTATAGATTTTTTTTAAAAGATCAAATAGATGATAGTAAAATAGAATTATTATTTTCAAAAAAATTATATTTACAGTTGAGATTTGGACATGCTGATAATATAAATAAAAATATAATAACTTCTAGTGAATTAAGTTATTTATTAGGTGAGTTTTACACAAAAATAGTTCAAAATATATATAATAAAATACCTTATAAGGTAGAAAATAAAATAGATAGATTTAAATTAGATCAAGATAAGTATATAGAAGAATTAACTCCATATGATAGTAGACATATTGCAATAATTAATCTTATTATGCTTGGTAATGAACCTCAAACTGTTATGAAATTAGCTGGACACAAACAAATTTATACTACACAAGGATATTATAATCATATAGAAGAATACACTGATGCATATTCAATATCTTTCGCTAAGAAAATAAAAAAAATGGAAAACAATATATTTAAAACTCAAAATAATTATTCGGCTTTAGCAGATTTAGAAAAGGTTTTAAAAAAATATAATTATAAAGTAAATGGTGGCATTTGTACATATAGTTTAAAAGACTTTAAGCCATGTTATAAGGTTGAAGGAAAACATAGCAAATGTCCTTATTTTATAAGTGAAAGTAATTATGAATTAAAAAATAATTTAAAAAAAATTAACAAAGAGTTAAAAAATGAAATAGAAGTTCTTAAAGATATAGTTAATAATAAAAAAAGTATATCTAATTTTTCAGAAAGATACTCTATAATTACTGAATCAATTAGCAAAAAAGTTTTAGATAAAGCTATTATAACTACAAAATTATAA
- a CDS encoding THUMP domain-containing class I SAM-dependent RNA methyltransferase translates to MYNLIATSTFGIESITAKELRALGYEDLEIENGKVTFEGDEMDIAIANVHLRTADRVLIKMAEFEATSFEELFQGTKNVKWHEIIPKDGIMHVVGKSVKSTLHSVPDCQSIVKKAVIDSMSEHYGINQFSESGSTYKIEVAILKDKVTLTIDTTGPGLHKRGYRELAGIAPLKETLAASMLLLSRWNDNFELVDPFCGSGTILIEAAMIALNIAPGCNRNFVAEEWSDDIRNTFAMVKDGAKKAVKDKEINLIGYDIDYRVLKVAMDNAEKAGVSKYIKFQKRDFMDFSSSKKHGFMISNPPYGERIGEKETLEPLYKYMGKMKKKLNEWDFNILTSIEGFEKLLGVKSTKNRKLYNGTIRCYYYQYFDNVKIKNPGDTLINELMD, encoded by the coding sequence ATGTATAATTTAATTGCAACAAGTACTTTTGGTATAGAAAGTATAACAGCTAAAGAACTAAGAGCGCTTGGTTATGAAGACTTAGAAATTGAAAATGGAAAAGTAACTTTTGAAGGAGATGAAATGGATATAGCTATAGCTAATGTCCATTTGAGAACTGCGGATAGAGTATTAATTAAAATGGCTGAATTTGAAGCAACATCTTTTGAAGAACTTTTCCAAGGAACTAAGAATGTAAAATGGCATGAAATAATACCTAAAGATGGAATTATGCATGTTGTAGGAAAATCTGTAAAATCAACACTACATAGTGTGCCAGATTGCCAATCTATAGTAAAAAAAGCTGTAATTGATAGTATGAGTGAACATTATGGCATTAACCAATTTAGTGAAAGTGGTTCTACATATAAAATAGAAGTTGCTATTTTAAAAGATAAAGTAACATTAACAATAGATACTACTGGTCCTGGTTTACATAAAAGGGGATATAGAGAACTAGCAGGAATAGCACCATTAAAAGAAACATTAGCAGCATCAATGCTTTTACTTTCAAGATGGAATGATAACTTTGAACTTGTAGATCCATTTTGTGGATCAGGAACTATACTTATAGAAGCTGCTATGATAGCATTAAATATAGCACCAGGATGTAATAGAAACTTCGTGGCAGAAGAGTGGTCTGATGATATAAGAAACACATTTGCTATGGTTAAAGATGGAGCTAAAAAAGCAGTTAAAGATAAAGAAATAAATTTAATAGGATATGATATAGATTATAGGGTTTTAAAAGTTGCTATGGATAATGCTGAAAAAGCAGGAGTTTCTAAGTATATAAAATTCCAAAAGAGAGATTTTATGGATTTTTCAAGCTCTAAAAAGCATGGATTTATGATATCAAATCCACCATACGGTGAAAGAATAGGCGAAAAAGAAACATTAGAACCACTTTATAAGTACATGGGCAAAATGAAGAAAAAACTTAATGAATGGGATTTTAATATTTTAACTTCTATTGAAGGATTTGAAAAATTATTAGGAGTAAAATCTACTAAAAATAGAAAGTTATATAATGGAACAATTAGATGTTATTATTATCAATATTTTGATAATGTAAAAATTAAAAATCCAGGAGATACATTAATAAATGAATTAATGGATTAA
- a CDS encoding Rqc2 family fibronectin-binding protein, with protein sequence MALDGIYLYSLVNDFKNSILDSKIDKINQPEKDEIILTLRKERKNLKLLISASPRFARIHLTNSTKSNPIKAPMYLMVLRKYLLGGRITKLTQKNNDRVLVIDIENRDELGFNSIYSLIIEIMGRHSNITLVRNRDNKVMESIKHITPDINTFRVLYPGVNYVYPPESNKLNPLLFEYEDFNNFISNNSIIFDESFFSKTFTGISKLLSSDLYYNIIESNSSPTREEIYEIFKNFILNLNKNLSYTIYTNDSGVYKDFYFLKLSSLEANFSTLEYDDPNILMDDFFYKKDKQDRLHNKSIDLQKLIITNIDRCKKKSKILHETLKECNEKENSRIKGDLLTSYIYSIKKGDTKASLLNYYSEQEEYLEIRLDPFKTPSENVQAYYKKYNKLKISEEYAKSQLDKNIKEEEYLNSVLTNIQNVESYDEIGDIKNELVETGYIRFKKSDKSNKKKKTSKPHHFKSSDGIDIYVGKNNLQNDYLSLKFANKNYLWLHTKDIPGSHVIIAEYEIPDKTLEEAAIIAAYYSKGKNSSKVPVDYTKVKELKKPNGAKPGMVIYHTNKTLIVDPKDFDNLNLEL encoded by the coding sequence ATGGCACTAGACGGTATCTACTTATATAGTTTAGTTAATGATTTTAAAAATTCAATATTAGATTCTAAAATAGATAAAATAAATCAACCTGAAAAGGATGAAATAATCTTAACACTAAGAAAAGAGCGTAAAAATTTAAAGCTTTTAATATCAGCATCTCCAAGATTTGCTAGAATTCACTTAACTAATTCAACTAAAAGCAATCCTATAAAAGCACCAATGTATTTAATGGTACTACGTAAATACTTATTAGGTGGTAGAATTACTAAATTAACTCAAAAAAATAATGATAGAGTCTTAGTAATTGATATAGAAAATCGTGATGAATTAGGCTTTAATAGCATTTATTCACTTATAATCGAAATTATGGGCCGACATTCCAATATCACATTAGTTAGAAATAGGGATAATAAGGTTATGGAATCAATAAAACACATAACCCCAGATATTAATACTTTTAGAGTTCTCTATCCTGGTGTTAATTATGTCTATCCACCAGAATCTAATAAATTAAATCCGTTACTATTTGAATATGAAGATTTCAATAATTTTATATCTAATAATTCAATAATTTTTGATGAAAGTTTCTTTTCAAAAACTTTTACAGGTATTAGTAAATTATTGTCTTCAGATTTATATTATAACATTATAGAATCTAATTCATCACCTACTAGAGAAGAAATTTATGAAATTTTTAAGAATTTCATATTAAATCTTAATAAAAATCTTTCATACACTATTTATACTAATGATAGTGGCGTATATAAAGATTTTTATTTCTTAAAATTATCTTCTTTAGAAGCTAATTTTTCTACCCTAGAATATGATGATCCTAATATACTTATGGATGATTTCTTTTATAAAAAAGATAAACAAGATAGACTTCATAATAAATCTATAGATTTACAAAAATTAATTATCACAAATATAGATAGATGTAAAAAGAAATCAAAAATTCTACATGAAACATTAAAAGAATGTAATGAAAAAGAAAATTCAAGAATTAAAGGTGATTTATTAACATCATATATATATAGTATAAAAAAAGGTGATACTAAAGCTTCTCTGTTAAATTATTATAGTGAACAAGAGGAATATTTAGAAATAAGATTAGATCCATTTAAAACTCCTTCTGAAAATGTGCAAGCTTACTATAAAAAATATAATAAACTGAAAATTTCAGAGGAATATGCTAAATCTCAGCTTGATAAGAATATTAAAGAAGAAGAGTATTTAAATTCTGTTCTTACTAATATTCAAAATGTAGAAAGCTATGATGAAATAGGCGATATAAAAAATGAGCTTGTTGAAACTGGTTATATACGATTTAAAAAATCTGATAAAAGCAATAAAAAGAAAAAGACATCTAAACCACACCATTTTAAATCTAGTGATGGTATAGATATCTACGTTGGTAAGAATAACTTACAAAATGATTATTTAAGTTTAAAATTTGCTAATAAAAATTATCTTTGGTTACATACAAAAGATATTCCTGGCTCTCACGTTATTATTGCTGAATATGAAATACCAGATAAAACTTTAGAAGAAGCTGCAATAATAGCCGCTTACTATAGCAAAGGTAAGAATTCTTCAAAAGTTCCAGTTGACTATACAAAAGTTAAGGAACTTAAAAAGCCTAATGGAGCAAAACCTGGAATGGTAATATATCATACGAATAAAACATTGATAGTAGATCCAAAAGATTTTGATAACCTAAATTTAGAATTATAA
- a CDS encoding DivIVA domain-containing protein — MKLTPMDITNKEFKKGLRGYNVEEVDEFLDEIVENYEELYKENSNLKEKLTNMQEKIDHYSQIETTIQNTLVLAQNAAEQAKSSAQKEAEMVLKNANETAQKVLDKSHNDVIGINDEYERVKQEFIKFRAKYRNFMNTQLETFDDLEKDFIKNYNVSEPIDDGDMKEKDIVDQEVAIEISDEDLIDYDKNSLTEDLSEIKSFFAKE; from the coding sequence ATGAAATTAACACCAATGGATATAACAAATAAAGAATTTAAAAAAGGATTAAGAGGATATAACGTAGAAGAAGTTGATGAATTTTTAGATGAAATAGTAGAAAATTATGAAGAGCTATACAAAGAAAATTCTAATTTAAAAGAAAAGTTAACAAATATGCAAGAAAAAATTGATCATTATTCACAAATTGAAACAACAATTCAAAACACATTAGTTTTAGCACAAAATGCAGCAGAACAAGCTAAGAGTAGTGCACAAAAAGAAGCAGAGATGGTACTTAAAAATGCCAATGAAACTGCTCAAAAAGTTCTTGATAAATCTCATAATGATGTTATTGGCATTAATGATGAATATGAAAGAGTTAAACAAGAATTTATTAAATTTAGAGCAAAATATAGAAACTTCATGAATACTCAACTTGAAACTTTTGATGATTTAGAAAAAGATTTTATAAAAAATTACAATGTTTCAGAACCTATTGATGATGGTGATATGAAAGAAAAGGACATTGTTGATCAAGAAGTAGCAATAGAAATTTCAGATGAGGACTTGATTGATTACGATAAAAATTCACTTACTGAGGATTTAAGCGAAATAAAAAGCTTTTTTGCTAAGGAGTAA
- the pyrR gene encoding bifunctional pyr operon transcriptional regulator/uracil phosphoribosyltransferase PyrR — protein sequence MELKSTLLDDKAIKRTLIRISHEIIERNKGIEDIVLIGIKRRGYPLAQRIAEHIEGIEGSKVDVGYVDITLYRDDLTIVEKDPTVKSIDIETTIKDKKVILVDDVLYTCRTVRAAIDAVMDLDRPEGIQLAVLIDRGHKELPIRADYVGKNIPTSKNEVIKVMLNEIDGEDSVKIYDSIN from the coding sequence ATGGAATTAAAATCAACTTTATTAGATGATAAAGCTATAAAAAGAACATTGATTAGAATTTCTCATGAAATAATTGAAAGAAATAAAGGAATAGAAGATATAGTCCTTATTGGTATAAAAAGAAGGGGATATCCATTAGCACAGAGAATAGCAGAACATATTGAAGGCATTGAAGGTAGTAAAGTAGACGTTGGATATGTTGATATAACTTTGTATAGAGATGACCTTACTATAGTTGAAAAGGACCCTACAGTTAAGAGCATAGACATAGAAACAACTATAAAGGATAAAAAAGTAATATTAGTTGATGATGTATTATATACATGCAGAACAGTTAGAGCTGCTATTGATGCGGTTATGGACTTAGATAGACCTGAAGGTATACAATTAGCAGTTCTGATAGATAGAGGACATAAGGAACTACCTATAAGAGCAGATTATGTTGGTAAAAATATACCTACATCTAAAAATGAAGTTATAAAGGTTATGTTAAATGAAATTGATGGAGAAGATTCTGTAAAGATATATGATTCTATTAATTAG
- the dapF gene encoding diaminopimelate epimerase produces MEFYKMHGAGNDFIFIEDFNCEIKDECNLAKKVCDRHFGIGADGLVIVRKSENSSAKMVIINSDGSRANMCGNAIRCFGKYVYENKIINKLKFPVETGDGIKEIELILRDDKVEYIKVYMGKPSFNGRDISLNNLEELIDKEVVIDKEKYNMTSLLMGVPHTIIFERDKEYEVQEGEKIEKFSLFKEGTNVDFVKVNDENHIRVNTWERGAGATLACGTGCCASVVVAKKLGYVNGENIFVKAPGGNLIIEVLEDGVYMSGPAEFICKGNIIL; encoded by the coding sequence ATGGAATTTTATAAGATGCATGGAGCAGGAAATGATTTTATTTTTATTGAAGACTTTAATTGTGAAATTAAAGATGAATGTAATTTAGCAAAAAAGGTTTGTGATAGACATTTTGGAATTGGAGCTGATGGCTTAGTTATTGTTAGAAAATCAGAAAATTCATCAGCAAAAATGGTTATTATAAATTCTGATGGCTCTAGAGCAAATATGTGTGGAAATGCAATAAGGTGCTTTGGAAAATATGTTTATGAAAATAAGATCATAAATAAACTTAAGTTTCCAGTTGAAACAGGAGATGGTATTAAGGAAATAGAATTAATACTAAGAGACGATAAAGTAGAATATATAAAAGTGTATATGGGAAAACCATCTTTTAATGGAAGAGATATATCATTAAATAATTTAGAAGAATTGATTGATAAAGAAGTTGTTATAGATAAAGAAAAATATAATATGACAAGTTTACTAATGGGAGTACCACATACTATTATTTTTGAAAGAGATAAGGAATATGAAGTTCAAGAAGGCGAAAAGATAGAAAAATTTTCTTTATTTAAAGAAGGAACAAATGTTGATTTTGTAAAGGTTAATGATGAAAATCATATACGTGTAAATACATGGGAAAGAGGAGCAGGAGCAACACTTGCTTGTGGGACTGGATGCTGTGCTTCAGTTGTAGTTGCAAAGAAACTAGGATATGTAAATGGAGAAAATATATTTGTAAAGGCTCCAGGTGGAAATCTTATAATAGAAGTTCTAGAAGATGGGGTATACATGAGTGGACCAGCAGAATTTATTTGTAAAGGAAATATTATTTTATAG
- a CDS encoding RluA family pseudouridine synthase, which translates to MEENILKVSKENEGIRIDKYLSEMLNGKSRSFIQGLIEKESIKVNDKLIKNNYKLKACDEIVITMPEAETLKVESEDIDLDILYEDKDVIVVNKEQGMVVHPAPGNYNGTLVNALLFHCTDLSSINGVIRPGIVHRIDKDTSGVLVIAKNDESHNKLAAQLKDHSMNREYYALVEGRFKNDSGIIDKPLGRDKKNRLKIAITEDGRRAITHYEVLERYDTGCTLIKCKLETGRTHQIRVHMASLGHPLVGDPLYGFKKQKFKLKGQMLHAKKLGFIHPTKNEYMEFETNLPEYFEEIIEKLR; encoded by the coding sequence ATGGAAGAAAATATTTTAAAAGTAAGTAAAGAGAATGAAGGAATTAGAATAGATAAATATTTAAGTGAAATGTTAAATGGAAAATCTCGTTCTTTTATTCAAGGCCTTATTGAAAAAGAGAGCATTAAGGTAAATGATAAATTAATTAAAAACAATTATAAATTAAAAGCTTGTGATGAAATAGTGATAACAATGCCAGAAGCTGAAACTTTAAAAGTTGAATCAGAAGATATAGATTTAGATATACTATATGAGGATAAGGATGTAATAGTAGTCAATAAAGAACAAGGAATGGTTGTTCATCCAGCACCAGGTAATTATAATGGGACGCTAGTAAATGCATTATTATTCCATTGTACTGATTTGTCTAGTATAAATGGAGTTATAAGACCAGGAATAGTACATAGGATAGATAAAGATACTTCAGGGGTATTAGTAATAGCTAAAAATGATGAATCTCATAATAAATTAGCAGCTCAACTTAAAGATCACTCAATGAATAGAGAATATTATGCTTTAGTAGAAGGTAGATTTAAGAATGATTCAGGCATTATAGATAAGCCATTAGGAAGAGATAAGAAGAATAGGCTAAAAATTGCAATAACTGAAGATGGAAGAAGAGCAATAACTCATTATGAAGTTTTAGAAAGATATGACACAGGGTGTACACTTATAAAATGTAAATTGGAAACAGGAAGAACTCATCAAATAAGAGTACATATGGCATCACTTGGTCATCCTTTAGTTGGAGATCCTCTTTACGGATTTAAAAAACAAAAGTTTAAACTAAAGGGGCAGATGTTACATGCTAAAAAGTTAGGATTTATACATCCAACTAAAAATGAATACATGGAATTTGAGACTAATTTACCAGAATACTTTGAAGAAATAATAGAAAAATTAAGATAA
- a CDS encoding YggS family pyridoxal phosphate-dependent enzyme, with the protein MSIKENIEKLKLEIPKNVELLAVSKTKPIEDLKEAYEAGIRDFGENKVQELVSKEVSLPKDIRWHLIGKLQTNKIKYLVDKVYLIHSLSSIKLLNEIERVFEKNNTVANVLIQINIGREESKSGILKEELPDMIEAIETCDHVLVKGIMVIIPKGDEKNNKKYFKETKEIFDYLKVREYRNIKMEVLSMGMTHDFNEAIEEGSTLVRIGQGIFGERNYSTGGEK; encoded by the coding sequence ATGAGCATTAAGGAAAATATAGAAAAGCTAAAATTAGAAATTCCTAAAAATGTAGAGCTCCTGGCTGTTTCTAAAACCAAACCTATAGAGGATTTAAAAGAAGCATATGAAGCAGGAATTAGAGATTTTGGTGAAAATAAAGTACAAGAACTTGTTAGTAAGGAAGTAAGTCTTCCAAAGGATATAAGATGGCATCTAATAGGTAAACTTCAAACTAATAAAATTAAATATTTAGTGGATAAAGTTTACTTAATACATTCTTTGTCTAGTATAAAACTTTTGAATGAAATTGAAAGAGTTTTTGAAAAAAATAATACGGTAGCAAATGTATTAATTCAAATAAATATTGGTAGAGAAGAAAGTAAAAGTGGAATATTAAAAGAAGAGTTACCTGACATGATAGAAGCTATTGAAACATGTGATCATGTATTAGTTAAGGGCATTATGGTTATTATTCCTAAAGGTGATGAAAAAAATAATAAAAAATACTTTAAGGAAACGAAGGAAATATTCGATTATTTAAAAGTAAGGGAATATAGAAATATAAAGATGGAAGTACTTTCTATGGGAATGACTCATGATTTTAATGAGGCAATAGAGGAAGGTTCTACTTTAGTGAGAATTGGACAGGGAATATTTGGAGAAAGAAACTATAGTACAGGAGGAGAAAAATAA
- a CDS encoding YggT family protein, with product MAFIIGNFISTLFRILELAILIECISSWISPGKQNQFLNIISNFTYPVLEPFRKLQYKFMPNMMVDFSPIFAIFALDIIKAIILSVIY from the coding sequence ATGGCATTTATTATTGGAAATTTTATTAGTACACTTTTTAGGATATTAGAATTAGCCATACTAATAGAATGTATATCTTCTTGGATTTCTCCAGGAAAGCAAAATCAATTCCTTAATATAATAAGTAACTTTACTTATCCAGTGTTAGAACCATTTAGAAAGCTTCAATATAAGTTTATGCCAAATATGATGGTGGATTTTTCACCTATTTTTGCAATTTTTGCATTAGACATAATTAAGGCTATTATATTATCTGTAATATATTGA